The sequence TGGCGGCCATGCTCACCGGCGAGCTGCCGGCGGCCCGGCTGCCGCTGCTGGTGGAGCTCCACCATCCCGGCTGGCTCGCACCCGCCGCGCTGGACGCCCTGGAGACGTTGTTGGAACGCTGGCCCCGGCTACGGGTGCTGGCCGACACATCCCAGCTCGCCGCCGCCCTGCCGTCAGCAGTCGGTGAGGGGGACGAGACGCTGGAGCGGGTGCTCGATCTCTCCCGGGTGCTGCACCTGTCCGACGACGGAAGCGGCCTGGACGCGGCGGCCCGCGCACTGGTGGCGAGACGGGCCCGGGGCCGGGTCGGTAGCGGTCAGGGCATCGAGGTCGCCGTCGAGTGGACCGGTCAACCCCGCACCGCCCAGGCGTGCTTGGACCGACACCGGGAGGCCTGCCGGTGGTGGGCGCAGCGTTCCGGGGCTCCCCCACGAAGGCCATAGGGTGTCCATCCGATCACTACACGTCACAAGGAGGGGTTGTCGTGGACCCGAAAGCACAGCCTGATCTCACCGCGGTGCTCGCCAGCGCCTACGGCCTGCCCGGCGCCGTGCTGGAACGGCTGCCGGTCGGTCAGGTGACCGTCAACTACCGCGCCCACGTGGGTAACGGTGACCAGGTTCTGTTCGTGAAGCACTACCAGGGCAGCGAATCGAACCTGGGCGCCGAACAGGACGCGGTCGACCAGACGCAGCTGGCCGGCATTCACCAGGTTCCGGTCGCCTCGGTGCGCCCTTCGGTCGACGGCGACACCGTCGTGCGGCAGGACGGCATCGCCGTCTCGGTGTGGGAATGGGTGCCTGGAACGGTGGTCGAAGACGGTCTCAACCCCGCCCAGCAGCGGGCAGCCGGAACCACGCTGGGCCGTATCCACACCGCGTTCGCCGACCACCCGGCCGGGTCCGGCCCGTCGGCGAAGCTGGAGAAGTGGCTGCGCCCGGACATCGACAAGCTGGAGGCCACCGCGGTCAAGCTGCTGGGCATCGCCGGGGAGCGAGCCCAGCGTGACGCGTTCGACGAGCAGGCGCTGCGGACCTTGGCCGAGCGGCGCGCGGTGCTGCACCGTATCCCCGAGCTCCTGGACGGTCTTCCGCCGCTGACGACGCAGGTTCTGCACGGCGACTACTCGGCGGTCAACCTGCTGTTCCAGGGCGACGAGCTGACCGCCGTGCTGGACTTCCTGCCCCCCGACCCGTTCCTGGTCGCCTACGAGCTGGGCCGGATCGCGTTCGACCCGCGCACGGTCGTCCTCGACGAGGACTGGATCGCGGCGGGCGTGAACCTGGTCGGCGCCTACCTGGAGACCAACCCGCTCGTGCCGGCCGCCGACGTCACCGCCTGCGCCCGGGTTGCGCTGCTGCAGCTGATGACCAGTTTGTACGGGGTCAAGCAGCACTACCTCAAGCCCGGCCTCCTCCAGGAGGACCTGGACCAGTTCTGGCTCCTGCGGCACGCCGCGGCTCAGCGACTGCTGGCGGGCCTCGGCGAGGTCGAGAGCGCCCTTGCACGAGCAGCACATCACCGCTGACGGGCCGCCTCCGGGCGGTCCACAAATGAAGGAGTAACCGATGTCCACGACGGCCATAGCCGCCGACCAGTGGGTGGTCCTGCGCGGACCGATCAGCGCCGAGACGATCACCAGGGCCGCCACCGCGCTCGCTGAGCGCCGCCAGCTGCAGTGCGCGCTCGACGAGGGAGCCGGAACGCTCCGGCTCACCGACCCGGTGACCTCACACGTACTGGTCACGGTGCGGTGGAAGGGTCTGCCACCGCAGGCGCCGCGCACGCTGGGCTTCCAGATTCCGCCGCCGGCCGCCGTGGACATCCTGATCGACCCCGCGCCCGACTCCGGCGGGAGCCAGCTCGCTGCCGAGCTCCACGACGCTCTGTCCGCGCACGCCCTGCCCTACACCGGGAGCGAACTGGACGGCATCCGGGCCGCCATGCCGCTGCTGGAGCGCTACAGCACCGAGCAGCCGGCGTTCGGCAACTGGGCGCTGCT comes from Streptomyces sp. NBC_01454 and encodes:
- a CDS encoding phosphotransferase enzyme family protein, whose protein sequence is MDPKAQPDLTAVLASAYGLPGAVLERLPVGQVTVNYRAHVGNGDQVLFVKHYQGSESNLGAEQDAVDQTQLAGIHQVPVASVRPSVDGDTVVRQDGIAVSVWEWVPGTVVEDGLNPAQQRAAGTTLGRIHTAFADHPAGSGPSAKLEKWLRPDIDKLEATAVKLLGIAGERAQRDAFDEQALRTLAERRAVLHRIPELLDGLPPLTTQVLHGDYSAVNLLFQGDELTAVLDFLPPDPFLVAYELGRIAFDPRTVVLDEDWIAAGVNLVGAYLETNPLVPAADVTACARVALLQLMTSLYGVKQHYLKPGLLQEDLDQFWLLRHAAAQRLLAGLGEVESALARAAHHR
- a CDS encoding AP endonuclease, with the translated sequence MSGVSAAGIGLYSIGVRGMDVPELLEWAGAQGVPFVHLRGGPRGYDLVRQSPEVLAHWRRCGESFVPVTGVTADLDLADLFALSAPERARARTELELLTAAAAAIGAGWVRLLGRTVPRGPLLAAMLTGELPAARLPLLVELHHPGWLAPAALDALETLLERWPRLRVLADTSQLAAALPSAVGEGDETLERVLDLSRVLHLSDDGSGLDAAARALVARRARGRVGSGQGIEVAVEWTGQPRTAQACLDRHREACRWWAQRSGAPPRRP